The following proteins come from a genomic window of bacterium:
- a CDS encoding isoprenylcysteine carboxylmethyltransferase family protein has product MRPAARVAFVILPTIAYLALAVVGWDGIAPFFSHPALTALAIAVLVLACVAFFADGNLSPGQHEDRSNRWVIAALGVIGLLDAYLPAWTDHTGFRTVDGDSIRWLGVVLFAAGGALRLWPVFVLGRRFSGLVAIQPEHALVTTGIYRVVRHPSYLGLLVTTLGWALAFRSGVGLILTVLTLVPVVARIRSEEKLLGTQFGDEYRAYRSRTSRLIPGLY; this is encoded by the coding sequence ATGAGACCGGCCGCGCGGGTTGCGTTCGTCATTCTTCCCACCATAGCGTATCTTGCCCTGGCCGTGGTCGGCTGGGATGGGATTGCGCCGTTCTTCTCCCACCCGGCGCTGACCGCGCTCGCGATCGCGGTGCTGGTCCTGGCGTGTGTAGCGTTTTTTGCCGACGGGAATTTGAGCCCGGGCCAGCACGAGGATCGCTCCAACCGCTGGGTTATCGCGGCCCTGGGAGTGATTGGGCTGCTGGACGCCTACCTCCCGGCGTGGACGGACCACACCGGGTTCCGGACAGTAGACGGCGATTCCATCCGGTGGCTCGGAGTCGTTTTATTCGCCGCGGGCGGCGCGCTACGGCTCTGGCCGGTCTTCGTGCTCGGCCGCCGGTTCAGCGGGTTAGTCGCCATCCAGCCCGAGCATGCCCTGGTCACGACCGGGATCTACCGTGTGGTCCGCCACCCCAGTTATCTGGGCCTGCTGGTCACGACGCTGGGATGGGCCTTGGCTTTTCGCTCGGGCGTCGGTCTGATTCTGACCGTACTTACGCTGGTGCCGGTCGTCGCGCGGATTCGCTCAGAGGAAAAGCTGCTGGGCACGCAGTTTGGCGACGAGTACCGTGCCTACCGTTCACGGACGTCACGGCTGATTCCGGGCCTGTATTGA
- the rplU gene encoding 50S ribosomal protein L21, whose amino-acid sequence MYAVIDRGGKQMRVEEGQVLEVDRLAEDAGAEVVLGRVLMVVDADQVRCGTPVVDGARVTARVLSHGRMRKVIVGKFRPKKHYRRRVGHRQPLSRVRIERIDVAGGADRGA is encoded by the coding sequence ATGTACGCGGTGATTGACAGGGGCGGCAAGCAGATGCGCGTCGAGGAGGGCCAGGTCCTCGAAGTGGACCGTCTGGCGGAGGATGCGGGGGCCGAGGTCGTGCTGGGGCGCGTACTGATGGTCGTCGATGCCGACCAGGTGCGGTGCGGGACGCCGGTCGTCGACGGCGCGCGGGTCACGGCCCGGGTGCTGTCGCACGGGCGGATGCGGAAGGTGATCGTCGGCAAGTTCCGGCCGAAGAAGCACTATCGCCGCCGGGTCGGGCACCGGCAACCGCTGAGCCGGGTGCGGATCGAGCGGATCGACGTAGCGGGAGGGGCCGACCGTGGCGCATAA
- the rpmA gene encoding 50S ribosomal protein L27: protein MAHKKGGSSSRNGRDSNAQRLGIKRFAGQAVPAGSVLVRQRGTRYRPGVNVGRGRDDTLFALADGIVRFERRGRDGRQVSVYPAGA, encoded by the coding sequence GTGGCGCATAAGAAGGGCGGCAGCAGCTCCCGGAACGGACGTGACAGCAACGCGCAGCGGCTCGGGATCAAGCGGTTCGCAGGACAGGCGGTACCGGCCGGCAGCGTCCTCGTGCGCCAGCGCGGGACCCGCTACCGTCCCGGGGTCAACGTCGGCCGCGGCCGCGACGACACGCTGTTTGCGCTCGCCGACGGGATCGTCCGCTTCGAGCGGCGCGGCCGCGACGGCCGGCAGGTCTCGGTCTACCCGGCCGGCGCTTAA